In Parasegetibacter sp. NRK P23, the genomic stretch TGCTTACCTGGTTTGGGCAGGAGCAATAGCAGTAATTTTGTGTGCTGCCATGCTGCGGCAAAGGAGTAAGTCAATAAAAGAAAAAATAATTCAAGGAAAGGAACAATCAGATGAAAATGAATATTCGTAGCATACTTACCGGCATTGTATTTTTCATGTGTTCCGGTTACACTATTGCGCAGAAAGTATTTAACGTAGAGCAACCTGACTTTGCCAAAAGTCCTTTCACTGGCATGATGCGCCAGCACTGGCTTAATGCGGCGCATTACCTGCTGGATGGCGCGTTCACGCATGTAAGCGCCATCAACGATCCCATGGTGTTTCCCAAACAACCAGGGGTGAGTTATCCGCGCAATGGTGTGCATACGCCTACTGAAATGCTGGAGGGCCTTTGCCGCACCTTATTCGTGGCTGTGCCATTGCTGAAGGAAGATTCTAACCTTACCATTAAAAATATCCGCGTAGCAGATTACTACAGGTTACACATCGGGAAACTGCTGGATTCCAACAGCATTACTTTTATCAAACCCCGCGCAAAAAACGGCGGCCCTTCGCAAACACTGGTGGAGTTCGGCGCGTTAGCGGTGTCTTTGTTCGCTATTCCTGAATTACTTTGGCAACCACTTACCAAAGCACAACAGGATGCCCTCGCGAAAGTGATGATCAGTTATGGCGATGGTCCAACCGTTCCTTCCAACTGGAAGTTCTTCAACATCTTCGTCTTGAGTTTTTTCAAGGATAAAGGTTATTCCGTAAACGAAAAATTACTCACGGAGTACCTCGATAAAACATTGGAGCATTACCGTGGCAATGGTTGGTACAATGATAATCCCGCTTATGATTATTACAGCATGTGGGCCTTTCAGATGTACGCGCCTTTGTGGTCGGAATTCTTTGGTAAAAAATATTACCCGGCATACGCCGAGCGATTCGCTGCTAATTTCAGTGAAGTGAAAAACAACTACCCCTACCTGTTCAGCAGGAACGGGGAAATGATCATGTGGGGCAGAAGTATGGCGTATCGGTTTGGGGCCATTGTGCCCTTCCCACTGATGGGCATGAAGGATGATCCGGGTGTGAATTATGGCTGGATGCGCAGAATTGCTTCCGGGACGTTGCTGCAGTTCCTTCAAAACCCATCTTTCCTGGAAGATCAGGTGCCCACACTTGGCTTCTACGGTGCCTTTGAGCCAACGGTACAATCTTACAGTTGCAGGGGAAGTGTTTACTGGATGGGAAAGGCTTTCCTGGGATTACTCATCCCGAAGAACAGCAGGTTCTGGACCGAAACGGAAAACGAAGGTGCCTGGGCTGGGGAAATGAAGAAAGGGCAGGTGTACAATAAGTTCCAGGACAGTTCTAAAATACTGATTACCGATTATCTCAACATTGGGGCCTCGGAAATCAGGGCCTGGTGTCATGTGGAATATGAGAAGTCCTGGGAGAAGTTCCGCGCCAGCGAGAATTACAACCGGCTTTCTTACAACAGCGCGTTCCCCTGGCAGGCCGATAGCGTAAGCGGTGTGGTGGCCATGAACTATATTTTCAGGAACGCCAAAGCGGAATGGGAACCTTTACGGCTGTTCACTTTTAAAAAATTTGAAGACGGCGTTTATTACCGAGATGTAGTATTGGAAACGAACCGCGAGGTTCAACTGAACCTGGCTGAAATGCCGTTGCCCAATGGTATATTACGCGTGGACAGGTATGCGAGTTCGGTCCCTGCTGAAATGAGGCTGGGGCACTATGCGCTGCCCAAACTTAAAGGAGAGATCAAAGAAAAAAAGAAAAACGTAAATGGTTATACCGTGCACATTATCGACAATGGCGTGTACCAGCTGGCTATGATAACGCTTTCAGGCTGGCAGCAAATGCAAACCATCGCCACCACTGGCGTACACCCGGTAAGCAAGGAAAGTAAGGTGATCAACGCACATACAACTACGGACAATGCTTCCCTCAACCAGTTGTACGTGACATTAATGCTCTGGAAAAAATCAGGAGAAAAATGGCGGAAGAACGAACTGCTCCCGGTAGAAGTAACGGCAAGAGAGCATGGCGCAGCCGCTGAATTACGTTTCTTTGATGGTGTGGTGCGGAAGATCCGGTTCTAAACGGATACCCGCTTTTGGAGATAGGTTGGGCACAGTTGCCTTATCTCCTTTTTCAGAAAATAACGCCAAAGGAACCTGATACCTGCATGTGCCATGTTACCAATTAAAGCAATCCAACTGTTCTGGAACAATGGTGGTTCCAATGACGGTGGTTTACCCGCTGGCAAAGGATGTAATCTTTGCGCACCTTTAGTTATAGACCAGAAATATAGCCTTTTCACTGGAGAAAAGTTCCTGGTTCACCCGGTTGAACCTCTAATAAATGGGAAAATGCAACCACTTCTGCCCCACATCCCGGTATCGGGCTACTGAGTATTAGGAGAGGGCGGCTGGTATAAATGGAGAATCGGCTATCAAAACTACATCAGATAAAGGACGGTAAGTCTTTGTTTTGCAGTCACCTGATTTGGTGATTGTAGCTTATCGTATATTTTACAAACTTTGCAATTTGCCAATCATGGTCACCATTTGCGGCCACAACAGCGAAGCAGCACCATCTTGCTTTCCGCCATGCCTGAACTTAAAGTGGAGGATTCGCCCTATCGCTTCTAAGAGGTGTGAGACATGAATCCTGATGAGCAGCTAAATCGGCATTTCCTCATCCATATCCTGATGCAAACCAAACTCCGTATCCGGGCAATAGATATACACCGTTTGGTGATTGTGTGCCCTTCCGTTATGGTTGAAATTTGTGGCCTCTAATCAAATTATTTAGCCATGCAAAACAACTTTATGCTGCTCCTGTTCGGGGGCAGTTCAAACAAATGGATACTGGAGGTATTCCGAAGCCAATTTCCTGTGCCCGATTTTAATGGGCTTTACGACGAAACGATTTTATAAAACAAACAACCAGCAGTCATGAAAACATTTATTGTCTTATTAACGGCCGTCGCGGCTTTCATCTTTGCCAGGGTGAAAGAACACGATGGTATTCCCGAAGCGGAATACAACCGAAACCGCACGTACATTTATTGTGCACCATCTTTTGATCCGGCGGCATTACTCAAAGGAAAAGCGCCCTTGCTGAAGGGATTGGGGGACCTCAAATACAGGATTTCCACTAAAAACAAAATGGCGCAGAAGTACTTCAACCAGGGATTGGCGCTCACTTACGGGTTCAACCACGGTGAAGCGGCCCGTTCGTTTCAAACCGCACTTTCATATGATTCCACCTGTGCTATGGCTTATTGGGGGCTGGCGCTGGTGTTGGGCCCGAATTACAATGCGCCTTTAAACCCAAGCAGTCTGGACGAGATCAATGCCGCCATTGCCAATGCGTTGAAATATGTGGAAAACACAAGCGGGCAGGAGCAGGCACTCATCAATGCCATGCGCGCCAGGTTTCCTTTGAAAGAAGAGAAAGATATGGCGCCATACTATGAAGCATATGCGCAAAAAATGCGGGAGGCGCATCAGCGTTTTCCCAACGATATCACCATCGGCACCTTACTGGCCGACGCGCTCATGAACCTGCATCCCTGGAACCTGTGGCTGAAAGATGGTACCCCCCAGCCCTGGACGCCTGAAATAGTAACCCTGCTGGAGAAAATGCTCCGGAACAACCCGGAACATCCGGGTGCCATTCATTATTATATCCACGCCACCGAAGCCTCCAAAGAAGCTGGAAAGGCCACCCCTTACGCCGATAAACTGGAAAATACCATGCCCTCGGCGGCGCACCTCGTCCACATGCCCTCCCACACCTATATCAGAATGGGCGAATACCACAAAGGGGTAATGGTGAATGAACGCGCTGTATTGGCCGACAGTTCCTATATCGCGCAGTGTAAAGTGCAGGGCATGGTACCGCTGGTGTATTACCCGCACAATATTCATTTCCTGGCCGCCTGCGCTTTTTTTGAAGGCAGCAGCAAAAAGGCCCTTGACGCGGCATGGATGATCTCCCGCAAAGCAGACAAAAAATTCCTCGCGGAGTTTACAGGCGTGCAACATTTTTACATCATTCCTTATTATGTGCTCGTGCACCTGGGCAAATGGGAGGATATCCTGATACTAGATCAGCCGGGTAAAAGTCTGCTTTACCCCCGCGCTATCTGGCATTATGCACGGGGTATGGCCTATGCCGCTAAAGGAGAAACAGGTAAAGCCGGGACTGAGTTGAACGCGCTGAAAGCACTTGTAAAAGATCCCGCCATGGAAAAACTTTCCATCTGGGACATGAACAGCGCACAACACCTGGCGCAGATCGCGGAATATACACTGGAAGCTGAATTGCTCGCGCGAGAAAATCAGTTTGATCCCGCGTTTGAGTTGCTGAAAAAAGCCGTTGTAATAGAAGATAACCTGAATTATACCGAGCCGCCCGATTGGTTCTTCTCCGTGCGCCATTCATTGGGACACTGGCTGGTGAAGGCAGGACGCTTTGAGGTGGCAGAGAAAGTATATCTTGAAGATCTGGCTACGTTTCCGGAGAATGGCTGGGCGTTGAAAGGGTTGTACAATAGCCTGAAGGGGCAGGGGAAGAATGAGGCGGCAGAGGCTGTGGATAAGCGTTTCAGGAAGGCATGGCAGTGGGCGGATATGGAGATTGTTTCTTCGAGGAAGTAGGGTTTTAACGCGATTGTTTTCACGCAACTGCTTTGTGCTTTGCACTGCGCAGCGCACTGCTTCCTGCTTCATGCCTCGCAGTCTCGCAGGAGCAAGGATGCATTGCTTCGTGCCTCGCAACGTTGTTTGTGTTTGGAGTGGTTTATTTCGGAGAGATTTTATTTCTCGCAACGGCGCAACGGCGCGGAGCCTTGATTAGTTGGAAGCATGATTTTTTTAAAGAGGATAGTATTACGTTCTTGTATATACGCGGAAAGCTGCATTTATGCACTAAATAAAATAATAAGGCGTGCCGGAATTTGGGCACGCCTTATTATTTTATTTAACAAGATTGTTCTTCCTCCTATTTAAAACAACGGCTCAAAGATACCTTTCAGTATTTACCAATACAATCATTCAACACAAATCCCCCTACGCCCCAATAACTATTCGAATACGACAAACATTGCCCCTCTCTGCAGGAGAGGGGGCGGGGTGAGGCTTTACCACTCCTTCTCCGGATTAAAATTCTCCAACTCCTTCGTCACCGCGTTCAGGAACGTTGAACCCAATCCTCCATCTATAATGCGGTGGTCATAAGAAAGGGAGAGGTACATCATGTGGCGGATGGCGATGGAGTCGCCCTGTTCCGTTTCAATTACTACGGGACGTTTTTTGATGGCGCCCACGGCCAGGATGGCGACCTGCGGCTGGTTGATGATGGGGGTACCCATAATACTGCCGAAAGTGCCTACGTTGGTGAGGGTGAAAGTGCCACCTGCGGTATCGTCGGGTTTCAGTTTGTTGTTGCGGGCGGCATTGGCGAGTTGGTTCACCTGTTTGGTGAGACCCACCAGGTTGAGCTGGTCCGCGCCTTTAATCACTGGCACGATGAGGTTGCCGTTGGGCAGGGCGGCGGCCATGCCTATGTTGATGTCTTTTTTTACGATGATTTTATCGCCTTCTACGGAGCTGTTGAGCCAGGGGAACTTTTTGATGCAGCGCACCACGGCTTCCACGAACAATGGGGTGAACGTGATCTTTTCGCCTTCTCTCTTTTCAAAATCTTTCTTCACTCTTTCGCGCCAGAGCACCATATTCGTTACATCCGCTTCGGAGAAGCTGGTAACATGGGCGCTGGTTTGCGTGCTTTCGATCATGTGTTTGGAGATCATCTTGCGCATCCGGTCCATTTCAATGATCTCTACATTGCCGGAGTAAGATACGGGGGCGGATGTTTCAGGCGTGCGACGGGGTTCTTCCTGTTTCACCATGATCTCCATGGACTTCGGTGCGGATACATTACCGGCTTTTTTATCGGCCACATATTGCAGAATGTCTTTTTTGGTGACGCGGCCATCGTTGCCGGACCCGGGAATATTTTCCAGTTCGGAGAGGGAAACACCTTCGCTGCCGGCGATGTTCAGCACCAGTGGGGAGTAAAAACGCGCACCGCCATTGGTAACAGGCCTTTCTTCCTGAACTACGGCAGTGTTTTCTGTGGCAGGAACCTCATTGGATTCGGGCGTTGGGGTGGGAGCAGGAGCGGCAGAAGCGGATGTTGCTTCCTGACCGGTACGGATCCTTGCGATCACGGTACCAACGGATACCACATCATTCACCTGGAAAAGTACTTCTTCCAGCGTACCTTCAGCGGTGGAGGGCACCTCGCTGTCCACTTTATCCGTGGCGATTTCCAGCAGGGTTTCGTCCATCTTTACATAATCTCCGGGGTTTTTGTGCCATTTCAGAATAGTCGCTTCCATGATACTTTCACCCATCTTCGGCATTACAAGATCAACCATAGCCATGTTACTGTCAGATTTTGTGTTTGTTTTAGTTTAGCGTACGATCTGATGCAATAAAAGCACATGCAGCCGGGAAGCCGGTCGCACTTTTATGGCAAGCAATCGGGGCAAAGGTAACCAATTCGGGGAAACCGCCTATACCAGTCCTAAAATGAAGCGTCTCAACTGGTTGAGTGCCAGTACGGCCGTCTGTTCTATGTTTCTTTCCCTGGCGTAACGGAGGTGGTAGGTCTGGGTATAAATCCGTTCCGCGCTGCCGGTCGCGATGCTTACGGTGCCCACCGGTTTTTCAGGAGAACCGCCGTCGGGCCCCATAATACCGGATACCGCAACGGTGTAAGTCGTTTGGAGAAGGTGCAGCGCGCCTTTGGCCATTTCCTGCACCGTGGGTTCGCTCACCGCACCAAAGGCTTTTAGCGTTTCCTGTTTTACGCCCAGTACATTCATTTTGGCCTCATTCGCGTAAGTAACCACGGAACCTTTGTATACCTGCGATGATCCGGGAAGGGAAGTGATGATGTGTGCGATGTAACCGCCGGTGCAACTTTCAGCGGTACTCATGGTGGCACCTTTTTCGTTGAGCAGGCGGGTGATGTATTGCTGAATAGTAAGGTCTTCGGCTACTACCATCACGTCGTTTACCGCTTCCTGCAGCTGGCCGTGCAGCGCTTCCAGTTCCTGCTCCGCATTAGTGTCCGCACTCCCGGTGGTGGATAAACGCAGTTTCACCATGCCGAAATTGGGGAGGTACGCCAGTTTGATGTGTGGCGGAAGCTCGGCTTCGAAACCGGCTATCTTCTCCGCCAGGAACGATTCTCCGATACCAGCGGTTACTATGGAACGGTGCAATACCGGGGGAAGCGCGAATTTTTCGCGGAGCCGGGGCAGCACATCTTCATTCATGATGCCCATCATCTCAAACGGAACCCCGGGCATGGAAACGAATATCTTTCCATCCTGCTCGAACCACATGCCGGGCGCGGTACCCCGCTCGTTGAGCAGCACGGTGCATACATCCGGCACTTCCGCCTGTTTCAGGTTCCTCTCTATAATGGGGCGTTTCAGTACTTCACTGAAAAGATGGATGATGTGCGCGCGTTTTGCTTCATTCACCACCATTTTTCCGCCGAAATATTCACACAGCAAGGGTTTGGTAATGTCATCCGCGGTTGGACCCAAGCCGCCTGTGAGCAGGATCACGTCAGCGTTCCGCCGCTCTTCGTCAAGCGCCTGGATGATGGCGGCTTTCTGATCGCCAACCGCCACGCGTCTTTTAACGGAAATGCCGGTCTGGTTCAGTGCCTGCGCGATCCATGCGCTGTTGGTATCTATCGTCTGGCCTATCAATAGTTCATCTCCGATGGTGATGATGGCGGCGTTTATCTGGTTCATCAAAGCCCTGTTATTTTTGAGCGTACAATTTCGGTAAATATTTCGATTACGGGAGCTCGGTATCGGTATCGGCCAGGGGAATTTCCACATGGAAAACGGTACCCTCTCCCTGACTGGTTTCAAACCATATCTTTCCTTTGGCCTGCTCGGCGATGCTTTTACACATGGCCAGTCCAAGCCCGGTACCCGAGGTTTTGGTGGTGAAGTTGGGCGTGAATATTTTAGACTGCATTTCGATGGGGATACCTTCTCCGTTGTCGGCGATGCTTACGCGGAGGTATTCATTGCCGCGGTTTTTT encodes the following:
- a CDS encoding DUF2264 domain-containing protein, with amino-acid sequence MNIRSILTGIVFFMCSGYTIAQKVFNVEQPDFAKSPFTGMMRQHWLNAAHYLLDGAFTHVSAINDPMVFPKQPGVSYPRNGVHTPTEMLEGLCRTLFVAVPLLKEDSNLTIKNIRVADYYRLHIGKLLDSNSITFIKPRAKNGGPSQTLVEFGALAVSLFAIPELLWQPLTKAQQDALAKVMISYGDGPTVPSNWKFFNIFVLSFFKDKGYSVNEKLLTEYLDKTLEHYRGNGWYNDNPAYDYYSMWAFQMYAPLWSEFFGKKYYPAYAERFAANFSEVKNNYPYLFSRNGEMIMWGRSMAYRFGAIVPFPLMGMKDDPGVNYGWMRRIASGTLLQFLQNPSFLEDQVPTLGFYGAFEPTVQSYSCRGSVYWMGKAFLGLLIPKNSRFWTETENEGAWAGEMKKGQVYNKFQDSSKILITDYLNIGASEIRAWCHVEYEKSWEKFRASENYNRLSYNSAFPWQADSVSGVVAMNYIFRNAKAEWEPLRLFTFKKFEDGVYYRDVVLETNREVQLNLAEMPLPNGILRVDRYASSVPAEMRLGHYALPKLKGEIKEKKKNVNGYTVHIIDNGVYQLAMITLSGWQQMQTIATTGVHPVSKESKVINAHTTTDNASLNQLYVTLMLWKKSGEKWRKNELLPVEVTAREHGAAAELRFFDGVVRKIRF
- a CDS encoding dihydrolipoamide acetyltransferase family protein; amino-acid sequence: MAMVDLVMPKMGESIMEATILKWHKNPGDYVKMDETLLEIATDKVDSEVPSTAEGTLEEVLFQVNDVVSVGTVIARIRTGQEATSASAAPAPTPTPESNEVPATENTAVVQEERPVTNGGARFYSPLVLNIAGSEGVSLSELENIPGSGNDGRVTKKDILQYVADKKAGNVSAPKSMEIMVKQEEPRRTPETSAPVSYSGNVEIIEMDRMRKMISKHMIESTQTSAHVTSFSEADVTNMVLWRERVKKDFEKREGEKITFTPLFVEAVVRCIKKFPWLNSSVEGDKIIVKKDINIGMAAALPNGNLIVPVIKGADQLNLVGLTKQVNQLANAARNNKLKPDDTAGGTFTLTNVGTFGSIMGTPIINQPQVAILAVGAIKKRPVVIETEQGDSIAIRHMMYLSLSYDHRIIDGGLGSTFLNAVTKELENFNPEKEW
- a CDS encoding CinA family nicotinamide mononucleotide deamidase-related protein, with amino-acid sequence MNQINAAIITIGDELLIGQTIDTNSAWIAQALNQTGISVKRRVAVGDQKAAIIQALDEERRNADVILLTGGLGPTADDITKPLLCEYFGGKMVVNEAKRAHIIHLFSEVLKRPIIERNLKQAEVPDVCTVLLNERGTAPGMWFEQDGKIFVSMPGVPFEMMGIMNEDVLPRLREKFALPPVLHRSIVTAGIGESFLAEKIAGFEAELPPHIKLAYLPNFGMVKLRLSTTGSADTNAEQELEALHGQLQEAVNDVMVVAEDLTIQQYITRLLNEKGATMSTAESCTGGYIAHIITSLPGSSQVYKGSVVTYANEAKMNVLGVKQETLKAFGAVSEPTVQEMAKGALHLLQTTYTVAVSGIMGPDGGSPEKPVGTVSIATGSAERIYTQTYHLRYARERNIEQTAVLALNQLRRFILGLV